The Danio rerio strain Tuebingen ecotype United States chromosome 1, GRCz12tu, whole genome shotgun sequence genome includes a region encoding these proteins:
- the faah2a gene encoding fatty-acid amide hydrolase 2-A, which yields MALTRFERFLGRLLRAVVWILFAAFKLFAPQQRHGVSRLPPITNPLLLLSAMQLARKIRRKEVTSVEVVQAYIDRIQEVNPLINAMVKDRFSAALQEAAQVDKLIEEETGGEDVLEDRLPLLGVPITVKEAFALQGMPNSTGLLTRRDLVSGADAPSVALLKRAGAIPLGVTNCSELCMWLESHNHLYGITNNPYDFERIVGGSSGGEGSILGAGSSVIGIGSDIGGSIRIPCFFNGIFGHKPSVGIVNNEGQYPPASGQQMGFLCTGPMCRYAEDLIPMLSIMGGPNAEKLSLFTEVDLKKLRFFSVPHNGGSHLVSPVEPQLLHAQKMVVKRLEADLGVKVQELLIPQLKYSFQIWGTMMASPGKDGKPPTTFAELMSEGGKKVWPAWELFKWFLGFSSHTLAAIGLALVELFQSSHPSPFIMQQKESLQQELEELLGTDGVLLYPSHPLIAQKHHHPIFTPFNFSYTGIFNILGLPVTQCPLGLSAEGLPLGVQIVAGKLQDRLSLATALYLEKAFGGWREPGKTTIKP from the exons ATGGCTTTGACCCGGTTCGAGCGTTTTTTGGGTCGCCTGCTTAGAGCTGTGGTGTGGATTTTATTCGCCGCTTTTAAGTTATTTGCACCTCAGCAGCGACATGGAGTTTCGAGACTCCCACCCATCACTAACCCACTTCTGCTGCTTTCAGCGATGCAGCTTGCCCGAAAGATTCGCCGGAAGGAA GTTACGAGTGTGGAAGTGGTCCAGGCCTACATTGACCGCATTCAGGAGGTCAACCCACTTATCAATGCCATGGTGAAGGACAG GTTTTCTGCAGCACTCCAGGAGGCTGCTCAGGTGGACAAGTTAATAGAAGAGGAGACTGGAGGAGAGGACGTGTTGGAGGACAGACTACCTCTGCTTGGAGTGCCCATTACTGTCAAAGAGGCCTTTGCCCTGCAAG GCATGCCTAACTCGACAGGGCTACTGACCCGGCGGGATCTGGTATCAGGGGCAGATGCCCCATCTGTTGCACTGTTGAAGAGAGCAGGAGCGATTCCTCTGGGCGTGACGAACTGCAGTGAGCTCTGTATGTGGCTCGAGTCTCACAACCACCTTTATGGCATCACTAACAACCCCTATGACTTCGAAAGAATTGTAGGCGGAAGCTCAG GAGGTGAAGGCAGTATATTGGGTGCTGGCTCCTCCGTGATTGGAATTGGATCAGATATCGGCGGTAGCATCCGTATCCCCTGCTTTTTCAATGGCATCTTTGGACACAAGCCATCAGTTG GTATTGTCAATAATGAGGGTCAGTATCCTCCAGCCTCTGGACAGCAGATGGGATTTCTGTGTACAGGACCGATGTGCCGTTATGCAGAAGACTTGATTCCTATGCTAAGCATCATGGGAGGACCCAATGCTGAGAA ACTGTCTCTCTTTACTGAAGTGGATTTGAAAAAGTTGAGGTTCTTCTCTGTCCCTCACAATGGAGGCTCTCATTTGGTCTCTCCAGTGGAGCCACAGCTGCTGCACGCACAGAAGATG GTGGTCAAACGTTTAGAGGCAGATCTTGGGGTCAAAGTTCAAGAGCTGTTGATCCCCCAGCTGAAATACTCTTTTCAGATCTGGGGAACCATGATGGCTTCGCCTGGCAAGGATGGAAAG CCTCCCACCACATTCGCAGAGCTCATGAGTGAAGGTGGGAAGAAGGTTTGGCCAGCCTGGGAGCTCTTCAAATGGTTTCTGGGATTTTCTTCGCACACACTTGCAGCAATAG GTCTGGCTTTAGTTGAGCTTTTCCAGAGCTCCCACCCATCTCCGTTCATTATGCAGCAGAAGGAGAGTCTGCAGCAGGAGCTGGAGGAGCTACTGGGCACAGATGGAGTGCTGCTGTACCCCAGCCATCCCCTGATCGCCCAGAAACACCACCACCCCATTTTCACACCCTTCAACTTCTCTTACACTG GGATCTTCAATATTCTGGGCCTGCCAGTAACCCAGTGTCCACTAGGGCTGAGTGCGGAGGGTTTGCCCCTGGGTGTACAGATCGTGGCAGGTAAATTACAGGACCGTCTCTCATTGGCTACTGCCCTCTACCTGGAGAAGGCTTTTGGTGGCTGGAGGGAACCAGGAAAGACAACAATAAAGCCTTAA
- the faah2a gene encoding fatty-acid amide hydrolase 2-A isoform X1, with protein sequence MRKRCDKVTSVEVVQAYIDRIQEVNPLINAMVKDRFSAALQEAAQVDKLIEEETGGEDVLEDRLPLLGVPITVKEAFALQGMPNSTGLLTRRDLVSGADAPSVALLKRAGAIPLGVTNCSELCMWLESHNHLYGITNNPYDFERIVGGSSGGEGSILGAGSSVIGIGSDIGGSIRIPCFFNGIFGHKPSVGIVNNEGQYPPASGQQMGFLCTGPMCRYAEDLIPMLSIMGGPNAEKLSLFTEVDLKKLRFFSVPHNGGSHLVSPVEPQLLHAQKMVVKRLEADLGVKVQELLIPQLKYSFQIWGTMMASPGKDGKPPTTFAELMSEGGKKVWPAWELFKWFLGFSSHTLAAIGLALVELFQSSHPSPFIMQQKESLQQELEELLGTDGVLLYPSHPLIAQKHHHPIFTPFNFSYTGIFNILGLPVTQCPLGLSAEGLPLGVQIVAGKLQDRLSLATALYLEKAFGGWREPGKTTIKP encoded by the exons ATGAGGAAGAGATGCGACAAG GTTACGAGTGTGGAAGTGGTCCAGGCCTACATTGACCGCATTCAGGAGGTCAACCCACTTATCAATGCCATGGTGAAGGACAG GTTTTCTGCAGCACTCCAGGAGGCTGCTCAGGTGGACAAGTTAATAGAAGAGGAGACTGGAGGAGAGGACGTGTTGGAGGACAGACTACCTCTGCTTGGAGTGCCCATTACTGTCAAAGAGGCCTTTGCCCTGCAAG GCATGCCTAACTCGACAGGGCTACTGACCCGGCGGGATCTGGTATCAGGGGCAGATGCCCCATCTGTTGCACTGTTGAAGAGAGCAGGAGCGATTCCTCTGGGCGTGACGAACTGCAGTGAGCTCTGTATGTGGCTCGAGTCTCACAACCACCTTTATGGCATCACTAACAACCCCTATGACTTCGAAAGAATTGTAGGCGGAAGCTCAG GAGGTGAAGGCAGTATATTGGGTGCTGGCTCCTCCGTGATTGGAATTGGATCAGATATCGGCGGTAGCATCCGTATCCCCTGCTTTTTCAATGGCATCTTTGGACACAAGCCATCAGTTG GTATTGTCAATAATGAGGGTCAGTATCCTCCAGCCTCTGGACAGCAGATGGGATTTCTGTGTACAGGACCGATGTGCCGTTATGCAGAAGACTTGATTCCTATGCTAAGCATCATGGGAGGACCCAATGCTGAGAA ACTGTCTCTCTTTACTGAAGTGGATTTGAAAAAGTTGAGGTTCTTCTCTGTCCCTCACAATGGAGGCTCTCATTTGGTCTCTCCAGTGGAGCCACAGCTGCTGCACGCACAGAAGATG GTGGTCAAACGTTTAGAGGCAGATCTTGGGGTCAAAGTTCAAGAGCTGTTGATCCCCCAGCTGAAATACTCTTTTCAGATCTGGGGAACCATGATGGCTTCGCCTGGCAAGGATGGAAAG CCTCCCACCACATTCGCAGAGCTCATGAGTGAAGGTGGGAAGAAGGTTTGGCCAGCCTGGGAGCTCTTCAAATGGTTTCTGGGATTTTCTTCGCACACACTTGCAGCAATAG GTCTGGCTTTAGTTGAGCTTTTCCAGAGCTCCCACCCATCTCCGTTCATTATGCAGCAGAAGGAGAGTCTGCAGCAGGAGCTGGAGGAGCTACTGGGCACAGATGGAGTGCTGCTGTACCCCAGCCATCCCCTGATCGCCCAGAAACACCACCACCCCATTTTCACACCCTTCAACTTCTCTTACACTG GGATCTTCAATATTCTGGGCCTGCCAGTAACCCAGTGTCCACTAGGGCTGAGTGCGGAGGGTTTGCCCCTGGGTGTACAGATCGTGGCAGGTAAATTACAGGACCGTCTCTCATTGGCTACTGCCCTCTACCTGGAGAAGGCTTTTGGTGGCTGGAGGGAACCAGGAAAGACAACAATAAAGCCTTAA
- the txna gene encoding Thioredoxin-like has protein sequence MIVVIEDQDGFDKALAGAGDKLVVVDFTATWCGPCQSIAPFYKGLSENPDYSNVVFLKVDVDDAQDVAQSCEIKCMPTFHFYKNGKKLDDFSGSNQTKLEEMVKQHKN, from the exons ATGATCGTCGTCATCGAAGACCAG GATGGCTTTGACAAAGCTTTGGCTGGGGCAGGTGATAAGCTGGTAGTGGTGGACTTCACAGCCACGTGGTGTGGGCCTTGTCAGAGCATCGCACCTTTTTACAAG GGTCTGTCTGAAAATCCTGACTATTCTAATGTGGTCTTCCTCAAAGTAGACGTGGACGACGCACAG GATGTAGCGCAGTCGTGCGAGATCAAATGTATGCCAACATTCCACTTCTACAAGAACGGGAAGAAg CTCGATGATTTCTCTGGGTCCAACCAGACTAAGCTGGAAGAGATGGtgaaacaacacaaaaactgA